Proteins from a single region of Diaphorobacter limosus:
- a CDS encoding AI-2E family transporter — MSSGPVPQGAPEPLPTSKSAAAPVARGVAIASFVLMGAALLLVMLQGLLPGLLCVCLGFLLTRWLAPRLVRLRRLGPGGRGYSHSGQSVAAAVVMLSPLLLIAFALSHSRTYIVDAPQQYRELLDYLASTVLELRQKLPPDIADQLPAGTAEVQRVIASYLAAKAGTLAMAGRAWLTGLLYAYVGLLIGALAAVRSLGAARGPLTQQLVLRVARMGEAFRQIVAAQFWIAAFNTLLTAVFLLLVLPLWDLRLPYTPALITLTFLAGLVPIVGNLLCNAVITLVGLSVSPIAAAACLSFLILIHKAEYVINAKVVGRRTHIGVWELLCVMFVAEAVFGPAGLVAAPLFYAYLKKELAAARLI, encoded by the coding sequence ATGTCATCGGGACCGGTGCCGCAAGGCGCACCCGAACCCCTGCCGACGTCCAAGAGCGCCGCTGCACCAGTGGCGCGCGGCGTGGCCATCGCCAGCTTTGTGCTGATGGGTGCCGCCCTGCTGCTGGTCATGCTGCAGGGACTGCTGCCCGGGTTGTTGTGCGTGTGCCTGGGCTTTTTGCTCACGCGCTGGCTGGCGCCGCGACTGGTGCGGCTGCGCCGGCTGGGCCCGGGCGGGCGCGGCTATTCCCACAGCGGCCAAAGCGTGGCCGCGGCGGTGGTGATGCTGTCACCGCTGCTGCTGATCGCTTTCGCACTGTCGCACTCGCGCACCTACATCGTTGATGCACCCCAGCAGTACCGTGAGTTGCTGGACTATCTGGCAAGCACCGTTCTGGAGCTGCGCCAGAAACTTCCGCCCGATATCGCAGACCAATTGCCCGCCGGCACGGCCGAGGTGCAGCGCGTCATCGCCTCCTACCTGGCGGCCAAGGCCGGCACCCTCGCCATGGCCGGACGAGCCTGGCTCACGGGCCTGCTGTATGCCTATGTCGGCCTGCTCATAGGCGCGCTGGCGGCCGTGCGCAGCCTGGGCGCGGCGCGCGGCCCGCTGACGCAGCAGCTGGTGCTGCGCGTGGCCCGCATGGGCGAGGCGTTTCGCCAGATCGTGGCGGCGCAGTTCTGGATTGCCGCCTTCAATACCCTGCTCACGGCCGTGTTCCTGTTGCTGGTGCTGCCGCTGTGGGATCTGCGCTTGCCCTACACGCCGGCGCTCATCACCCTCACCTTTCTGGCCGGGCTGGTGCCCATCGTGGGCAACCTGCTGTGCAACGCCGTGATCACGCTGGTGGGCCTGTCGGTATCCCCCATCGCCGCAGCTGCCTGCCTGTCATTCCTGATCCTGATCCACAAGGCCGAATACGTGATCAACGCCAAGGTCGTGGGCCGGCGCACCCATATCGGCGTGTGGGAACTGCTTTGCGTGATGTTCGTGGCCGAGGCGGTATTCGGCCCGGCAGGGTTGGTGGCCGCCCCCTTGTTTTATGCCTATCTCAAGAAAGAGCTGGCAGCGGCGCGCCTGATATGA
- the murJ gene encoding murein biosynthesis integral membrane protein MurJ translates to MSLFKAASTVSLLTLASRVTGLVRDLLMASIFGANVLTDAFNVAFRIPNLFRRLFAEGAFSQAFVPVLAAHRTQHGEEATHQLIDAVATALFWVLLLTCALGVVGAPLLVWALASGLRQDAAGFEAAIFMTRWMFPYIGFMSLVALSAGVLNTWKRFAVPAATPVLLNLCMIAAAWLGAPQLAARGIEPIYAMVGGVMLGGVLQLAVQLPVLYRLGLLPRIGMSWASVRSAWQNPGVRRILTLMAPALLGVGVAQISLMINTQIASYLTPGSVTWLFYADRLMEFPTALLGVALGVVLTPQLSAARAAGDEERYSGMLDWGLRLVVLLAVPCAVGLLTFATPLVATLFHHGALQASDVGQIAVALAGYGVGLLGLVAIKVLAPGYYASQDIRTPVRIAIVVLVFTQLMNAALVPLLAHAGLALSIGLGAIINALWLLSGLLRRGSFRPRPGWGRLGLQVVAASALLAVFLAWGSLHFDWLALRAHSLERAGLLALLLGVAIVLYFGALWACGLKPREFLRR, encoded by the coding sequence GTGTCACTGTTCAAAGCCGCTTCCACCGTATCCCTGCTGACCCTGGCCTCGCGCGTGACGGGGCTGGTGCGCGACCTGCTCATGGCCTCGATCTTCGGGGCGAATGTGTTGACCGACGCGTTCAACGTCGCATTCCGCATCCCCAACCTGTTTCGCCGCCTGTTTGCCGAAGGGGCTTTCAGCCAGGCCTTTGTGCCCGTGCTGGCGGCGCACAGGACGCAGCATGGCGAGGAAGCCACACACCAGCTGATCGACGCCGTGGCCACGGCCCTGTTCTGGGTGTTGCTGTTGACCTGCGCACTGGGCGTGGTGGGCGCGCCGCTGCTGGTGTGGGCCCTGGCGAGCGGGCTGCGCCAGGATGCAGCGGGTTTCGAGGCCGCGATCTTCATGACGCGCTGGATGTTTCCCTACATCGGCTTCATGTCGCTGGTGGCGCTGTCGGCGGGCGTGCTCAACACCTGGAAACGCTTTGCCGTGCCGGCCGCCACACCCGTGCTGCTGAACCTGTGCATGATTGCCGCCGCCTGGCTGGGTGCGCCGCAGCTGGCGGCGCGTGGCATCGAGCCCATTTACGCCATGGTCGGCGGTGTGATGCTGGGGGGCGTGCTGCAGCTTGCGGTGCAGCTGCCGGTGCTGTACCGCCTGGGCCTGCTGCCGCGCATAGGGATGAGCTGGGCCAGCGTGCGCAGCGCCTGGCAGAACCCGGGCGTGCGCCGCATCCTCACGCTGATGGCGCCGGCCTTGCTGGGCGTGGGGGTGGCGCAGATCTCGCTGATGATCAACACCCAGATCGCGTCCTATCTCACACCGGGCAGCGTGACCTGGCTGTTCTACGCCGACCGGCTGATGGAGTTTCCGACGGCCCTGCTCGGCGTGGCCCTGGGCGTGGTGCTGACACCGCAGCTGTCGGCGGCCAGGGCGGCGGGCGATGAGGAGCGCTATTCCGGCATGCTCGACTGGGGCCTGCGCCTGGTGGTGCTGCTGGCCGTGCCCTGCGCCGTGGGCCTGCTGACCTTTGCCACGCCGCTGGTGGCCACGCTGTTCCACCATGGCGCCCTGCAGGCCAGCGACGTGGGCCAGATCGCCGTGGCCCTGGCCGGCTATGGCGTGGGCCTGCTGGGCCTGGTGGCCATCAAGGTGCTGGCGCCGGGCTACTACGCCAGCCAGGACATTCGCACGCCCGTGCGCATCGCCATCGTGGTGCTGGTGTTCACGCAGCTCATGAATGCCGCACTGGTGCCGCTGTTGGCGCATGCCGGCCTGGCCTTGTCGATCGGCCTGGGGGCCATCATCAATGCGCTGTGGCTGCTCTCGGGCCTGCTGCGCCGCGGCAGCTTCCGTCCCCGGCCGGGCTGGGGGCGCCTGGGGCTGCAGGTGGTGGCGGCGAGTGCGTTGCTGGCGGTGTTTCTGGCCTGGGGCTCGCTGCATTTCGACTGGCTGGCGCTGCGCGCTCACAGCCTGGAGCGTGCAGGCTTGCTGGCGCTGCTGCTGGGCGTCGCGATCGTGCTTTATTTTGGTGCGCTGTGGGCCTGCGGGCTGAAGCCGCGCGAATTCCTGCGCCGGTAG
- a CDS encoding SirB1 family protein — protein MPSNYSVPTPLEYFAALVQVGQGDAIALLEAAACIAHDTYPDLDVQQFLDEMDRLQERLQRRMPQDAQPLQRLNVLNRFFYGELGFSANLNDYYAPDNSYLHVVLSTRRGIPISLALLWLELAQAVGLKAYGVSFPGHFLVKVLLPGGQAVLDPISGHALSREALSERLEPFRQHQGAVQEEVPLGLYLQAASARDMLARMLRNLKEIHRTRLDWQHFVAVQDRLITLLPDAWEEWRDRGLAQAELGRPLQAAQDLEVYLAHAQGAGDVRQIQQRILELRRP, from the coding sequence ATGCCATCGAACTACTCTGTACCCACACCGCTGGAATATTTTGCTGCACTGGTGCAAGTGGGGCAGGGTGATGCCATTGCCCTGCTGGAGGCTGCGGCCTGCATTGCCCATGACACCTATCCAGACCTGGACGTGCAGCAGTTTCTGGACGAGATGGACAGGCTGCAGGAGCGCCTGCAGCGCCGCATGCCGCAAGACGCGCAGCCGCTGCAGCGGCTCAATGTTCTGAATCGCTTTTTCTATGGTGAGCTGGGGTTTAGCGCCAACCTGAACGACTACTACGCGCCCGACAACAGCTACCTGCATGTGGTGTTGAGCACCCGGCGTGGTATTCCGATATCGCTGGCCTTGTTGTGGCTGGAGCTGGCACAGGCTGTGGGGCTGAAGGCGTATGGGGTGTCCTTCCCCGGGCATTTTCTGGTCAAGGTGCTGTTGCCGGGCGGGCAGGCGGTGCTTGATCCGATTTCTGGCCACGCTCTTTCGCGCGAGGCGCTGAGCGAGCGCCTGGAGCCTTTTCGCCAGCATCAGGGCGCGGTACAGGAGGAGGTGCCCCTGGGTCTGTACTTGCAGGCCGCCAGCGCGCGCGACATGCTGGCGCGCATGCTGCGCAACCTCAAGGAAATTCACCGCACGCGCCTGGACTGGCAGCATTTCGTGGCCGTGCAGGACAGGCTGATCACCCTGCTGCCCGACGCCTGGGAAGAATGGCGCGACCGCGGCCTGGCACAGGCGGAACTGGGGCGGCCGCTGCAGGCGGCGCAGGATTTGGAGGTCTATCTGGCGCACGCCCAGGGCGCGGGCGATGTGCGGCAGATACAGCAGCGCATCCTGGAGCTGCGCAGGCCCTGA
- the rpsT gene encoding 30S ribosomal protein S20 — translation MASTKPKKKNPRLASGRKRARQGLKLNAANTSLRSKYRTAVKNVEKAVLAGDKTKATELFAKAQSVLDTIADKGIFHKNKAARDKSRLSAKVKALALAA, via the coding sequence ATGGCATCTACCAAGCCAAAGAAAAAGAACCCCCGCCTGGCATCGGGCCGCAAGCGCGCCCGCCAAGGCCTGAAGCTCAACGCAGCCAACACCTCGCTGCGCTCCAAATACCGGACTGCCGTCAAGAACGTCGAGAAGGCCGTCCTGGCCGGCGACAAGACCAAGGCCACCGAGCTGTTCGCCAAGGCCCAGTCCGTGCTCGACACCATTGCCGACAAGGGCATCTTCCACAAGAACAAGGCCGCTCGCGACAAGAGCCGCCTGTCCGCCAAGGTCAAGGCCTTGGCACTGGCCGCCTGA
- a CDS encoding aspartate aminotransferase family protein, with product MTAFIEAASPHVMNTYGRVPIALERGQGVRVWDVNGKQYLDGLGGIAVNTLGHNHPRLVPALQEQLAKLIHTSNYYHVPGQEQLAALLTERAQMTNVFFCNTGLEANEAAIKIARKYGVDKGIEKPVIVVYDHAFHGRSIATMTATGNPKVRNGFGPLLDGFIRVAPNDIEALQEATEGNANIVAVLMEPIQGEGGLHPMRVDYLQQVRQLCDANGWLLMLDEVQAGMGRTGKWFAHQWAGIVPDVMTLAKGLGSGVPVGAVLAHGAAAEVLKPGNHGSTFGGNPLAMRAGVETIRIMEEDRLLDNATAVGAHLKAALQQALGGIAGVNEVRGQGLIIGVELDRPCGALIDRAADAGLLLSVTAERVIRLVPPLILTTAEADEIVALLKPLVQAFLAE from the coding sequence ATGACCGCATTTATCGAGGCTGCCTCGCCCCACGTGATGAACACCTATGGCCGCGTGCCCATCGCACTCGAGCGCGGCCAGGGTGTGCGCGTGTGGGACGTGAACGGCAAGCAGTACCTCGACGGCCTGGGCGGCATCGCGGTGAACACGCTGGGGCACAACCACCCCCGTCTGGTGCCGGCGCTGCAGGAGCAGCTCGCCAAACTGATCCACACGTCGAACTACTACCATGTGCCCGGGCAGGAACAGCTCGCTGCGCTGCTGACCGAACGCGCCCAGATGACCAACGTGTTCTTCTGCAACACCGGCCTGGAGGCCAACGAGGCCGCCATCAAGATCGCGCGCAAGTACGGCGTGGACAAGGGTATTGAAAAGCCTGTGATCGTGGTCTACGACCACGCCTTCCACGGCCGCTCCATCGCCACCATGACGGCCACGGGCAACCCCAAGGTGCGGAACGGCTTCGGCCCGCTGCTCGACGGCTTCATCCGCGTGGCGCCCAACGACATCGAGGCGCTGCAGGAGGCCACCGAGGGCAACGCCAACATCGTTGCCGTGCTGATGGAGCCCATCCAGGGCGAAGGCGGCCTGCACCCCATGCGCGTGGACTACCTGCAGCAGGTGCGCCAGCTGTGCGACGCCAACGGCTGGCTCTTGATGCTCGACGAGGTGCAGGCCGGCATGGGCCGCACCGGCAAGTGGTTTGCCCACCAGTGGGCCGGCATCGTTCCTGACGTGATGACGCTGGCCAAGGGCCTGGGCTCGGGCGTGCCGGTGGGCGCGGTGCTGGCGCATGGCGCGGCGGCCGAGGTGCTCAAGCCCGGCAACCATGGCTCCACCTTCGGCGGCAACCCGCTGGCCATGCGCGCCGGCGTGGAGACGATCCGCATCATGGAAGAAGACCGGCTGCTGGACAACGCCACGGCCGTGGGCGCGCACCTGAAGGCCGCGCTGCAGCAGGCGCTGGGCGGCATAGCCGGTGTGAACGAGGTGCGCGGCCAGGGCCTGATCATCGGCGTGGAGCTGGACCGCCCCTGCGGCGCGCTCATAGACCGCGCGGCGGACGCCGGCCTGCTGCTGTCGGTGACGGCCGAGCGCGTGATCCGCCTGGTGCCGCCGCTGATCCTCACGACCGCCGAGGCCGACGAGATCGTCGCCCTGCTCAAGCCCCTGGTGCAAGCCTTCCTGGCCGAATGA
- a CDS encoding DUF488 domain-containing protein, which yields MMPTVYTVGHSNHSLADFLALLAQVDVQCLVDIRKLTGSRAQPQFNADALAAALATQGVGYLHLAALGGLRGRSPGMDGQRNGWWSNASFHRYADYACTEAFAQGLQQLLMLSEQKRCALMCAEAVWWRCHRRIVADHLLAHGCQVLHIMGLGKVEPAHLSAGAVVGEQGMVSYPGGDCNRVGLTPPGRAEGTP from the coding sequence ATGATGCCGACCGTCTACACCGTCGGCCATTCCAACCACAGCCTGGCGGATTTTCTGGCGCTGCTGGCGCAGGTCGATGTGCAGTGCCTGGTGGATATTCGCAAGCTGACCGGCTCGCGCGCGCAGCCGCAGTTCAACGCCGACGCGCTGGCCGCCGCGTTGGCCACGCAGGGCGTGGGCTATCTGCATTTGGCGGCGCTGGGCGGCCTGCGCGGACGCAGCCCAGGAATGGACGGCCAGCGCAATGGCTGGTGGAGCAACGCCAGCTTTCACCGCTATGCGGACTACGCCTGCACAGAGGCGTTTGCCCAGGGCCTGCAGCAGCTGCTGATGCTGAGCGAGCAAAAACGCTGCGCGCTGATGTGTGCCGAGGCCGTCTGGTGGCGCTGCCATCGGCGCATCGTCGCCGACCACCTGCTCGCGCACGGCTGCCAGGTGCTGCACATCATGGGACTTGGCAAGGTGGAGCCCGCGCACCTGAGCGCTGGAGCTGTCGTGGGGGAGCAAGGGATGGTGAGCTACCCGGGGGGTGATTGCAACCGCGTTGGCCTCACGCCACCCGGCCGAGCAGAAGGTACTCCATGA
- the argF gene encoding ornithine carbamoyltransferase, which translates to MKHYLQFADFSADEYQYLFSRAAIIKGKFKSYEKYHPLADRTLAMIFEKASTRTRVSFEAGMYQLGGSVVHLTTGDSQLGRAEPIEDSARVISRMTDLVMIRTFGQDKIARFAEYSRVPVINGLTNEFHPCQILADIFTFIEHRGSIAGKVVAWVGDGNNMANTWLQAADLLGFTVHVSTPGGYEVDEKLAFGARQPRADCYKVFSNPMDACRGADLVTTDVWTSMGYEAENEARKKAFADWCVDAEMMAVAKSDALFMHCLPAHRGEEVMADVIDGPQSVVWDEAENRMHVQKALMEYLLLGRVA; encoded by the coding sequence ATGAAGCACTACCTGCAATTTGCCGATTTCAGCGCCGACGAGTACCAGTACCTGTTCTCGCGCGCCGCCATCATCAAGGGCAAGTTCAAGAGCTACGAGAAGTACCACCCGCTGGCTGACCGCACCCTGGCCATGATCTTCGAGAAGGCCAGCACGCGCACCCGCGTCTCGTTCGAGGCCGGCATGTACCAGCTGGGCGGCTCGGTGGTGCACCTGACCACGGGCGACAGCCAGCTCGGGCGCGCCGAGCCCATCGAGGACAGCGCCCGCGTCATCAGCCGCATGACCGACCTGGTGATGATCCGCACCTTCGGCCAGGACAAGATCGCGCGCTTTGCCGAATATTCGCGCGTGCCCGTCATCAACGGCCTGACCAACGAGTTCCACCCCTGCCAGATCCTGGCCGACATCTTCACCTTCATCGAGCACCGCGGATCCATCGCCGGCAAGGTGGTGGCCTGGGTGGGCGACGGCAACAACATGGCCAACACTTGGCTGCAGGCCGCCGACCTGCTTGGCTTCACCGTCCATGTGAGCACCCCCGGCGGCTATGAAGTAGATGAAAAATTGGCCTTCGGCGCCCGCCAGCCGCGCGCAGACTGCTACAAAGTTTTTAGCAACCCGATGGACGCCTGCCGCGGCGCCGACCTGGTCACCACCGACGTCTGGACCAGCATGGGCTACGAGGCCGAGAACGAGGCGCGCAAGAAGGCCTTTGCCGACTGGTGCGTGGACGCCGAGATGATGGCCGTGGCCAAGAGTGACGCCCTGTTCATGCACTGCCTACCCGCGCACCGCGGCGAGGAGGTCATGGCCGACGTGATCGACGGCCCCCAATCCGTCGTCTGGGACGAGGCAGAGAATCGAATGCACGTGCAGAAGGCACTCATGGAGTACCTTCTGCTCGGCCGGGTGGCGTAA
- a CDS encoding DUF2945 domain-containing protein has protein sequence MGQDFRIGEHVRWNSEAGFVTGRIIAVHTQDFDYKGHRHRATPENPQYEIQSDKTEHIAAHRGAVLQRIP, from the coding sequence ATGGGGCAGGATTTTCGCATCGGCGAGCATGTGCGCTGGAATTCCGAGGCCGGTTTCGTGACCGGCCGCATCATCGCCGTGCACACGCAGGATTTTGACTACAAGGGCCACCGGCACCGCGCGACGCCCGAGAACCCGCAGTACGAAATCCAGAGCGACAAGACCGAGCACATCGCCGCGCACCGCGGCGCGGTGCTGCAGCGCATCCCATGA
- a CDS encoding DUF3579 domain-containing protein, which produces MVAPTSKEVFIQGITHEGRTFRPSDWAERLAGVMSQFRPGGARPGSHLSYSPWCIPTTMGGVKCVVVNRELQDFEPMAWDFVLNFAKDNNLQIVEACLLPDPPR; this is translated from the coding sequence ATGGTTGCTCCCACCTCCAAAGAAGTCTTCATCCAAGGCATTACCCATGAAGGGCGAACCTTCCGACCCAGCGACTGGGCCGAGCGGCTGGCGGGAGTGATGAGCCAGTTCCGCCCTGGTGGCGCCCGGCCCGGCAGCCACCTGAGCTATTCCCCCTGGTGCATTCCGACGACGATGGGCGGCGTGAAATGCGTGGTGGTGAATCGCGAGCTACAGGACTTCGAGCCCATGGCCTGGGACTTTGTGCTCAACTTTGCCAAAGACAACAACCTGCAGATTGTCGAGGCTTGCCTGCTGCCCGATCCGCCGCGTTGA
- a CDS encoding YkgJ family cysteine cluster protein, which produces MSDSVHPCLTCGACCHEYRVEFPVYELQSMGGSVPDALAHEVHGNRWRMDGTQRHPVRCVALTGRCGKQSICSIYERRPSTCDQFQMGTERCNEARARHGLPPLYAPREDFPLAA; this is translated from the coding sequence ATGTCCGATTCCGTCCATCCCTGCCTGACCTGTGGCGCCTGCTGCCACGAATACCGTGTCGAATTTCCCGTCTACGAACTGCAATCCATGGGCGGCAGCGTGCCCGATGCGCTGGCCCATGAGGTGCATGGCAACCGCTGGCGCATGGATGGCACGCAGCGCCATCCGGTGCGCTGCGTGGCGCTGACAGGACGCTGCGGCAAGCAGTCGATCTGCAGCATCTACGAACGACGACCTTCGACCTGCGACCAGTTCCAGATGGGCACAGAGCGCTGCAACGAAGCGCGTGCACGCCACGGCCTGCCGCCGCTTTATGCGCCCCGGGAAGATTTTCCGCTCGCGGCCTGA
- the purM gene encoding phosphoribosylformylglycinamidine cyclo-ligase, with protein sequence MSSSTPSTPISYKDAGVDIDAGDALVERIKPLARKTMREGVMAGIGGFGALFEVPKRYQEPVLVSGTDGVGTKLKLAFEWNMHDTVGIDLVAMSVNDVLVQGAEPLFFLDYFACGKLDVDTAAAVVGGIARGCELSGCALIGGETAEMPGMYPAGEYDLAGFAVGAVEKSKILNGQNVTAGDMVLGLASSGVHSNGFSLVRKCIERASANGTLPEQLDGKPFKAAIMEPTRLYVKNVLAALAQHPIKALSHITGGGLLENIPRVLPDGLAAHLKAGSWPQTELFAWLQKTAGIDDLEMNRTFNNGIGMVVVVPSDAAEATAATLRALGETVYQIGAIAERGAGAAVVVA encoded by the coding sequence ATGAGCTCCTCTACCCCCTCCACCCCCATCTCGTACAAAGACGCCGGCGTTGACATCGACGCGGGCGACGCGCTGGTCGAGCGCATCAAGCCCCTGGCCAGGAAGACCATGCGCGAGGGCGTGATGGCCGGCATCGGCGGCTTTGGCGCGCTGTTCGAGGTTCCCAAGCGCTACCAGGAGCCGGTGCTGGTCTCGGGCACCGACGGCGTGGGCACCAAGCTCAAACTGGCCTTTGAATGGAACATGCACGACACGGTGGGCATAGACCTGGTGGCCATGAGCGTCAACGACGTGCTGGTGCAGGGCGCGGAGCCGCTGTTCTTCCTCGACTATTTCGCCTGCGGCAAGCTCGATGTGGACACGGCCGCCGCCGTGGTGGGTGGCATTGCGAGAGGCTGCGAGCTGTCCGGCTGCGCCTTGATCGGCGGCGAGACCGCCGAAATGCCCGGCATGTACCCGGCCGGCGAGTACGACCTGGCCGGTTTTGCCGTGGGCGCGGTGGAGAAGTCCAAGATTCTCAATGGCCAGAACGTGACCGCCGGCGACATGGTGCTGGGCCTGGCTTCCAGCGGCGTGCACTCCAACGGCTTCTCCCTGGTGCGCAAGTGCATAGAGCGGGCCAGCGCCAATGGCACGCTCCCGGAGCAGCTCGATGGCAAGCCCTTCAAGGCCGCCATCATGGAGCCCACGCGCCTGTACGTGAAGAACGTCCTGGCCGCGCTGGCGCAACACCCGATCAAGGCCCTGTCCCACATCACCGGCGGCGGCCTGCTGGAGAACATTCCGCGCGTGCTGCCCGACGGCCTGGCGGCCCACCTGAAGGCCGGCAGCTGGCCCCAGACCGAGCTGTTTGCCTGGCTGCAGAAGACCGCCGGCATCGATGACCTGGAGATGAACCGCACCTTCAACAACGGTATCGGCATGGTCGTGGTCGTGCCCTCTGATGCCGCCGAGGCCACGGCCGCAACACTGCGTGCGCTGGGCGAGACGGTGTACCAGATTGGTGCCATTGCCGAGCGTGGCGCGGGCGCCGCCGTGGTTGTTGCCTGA
- a CDS encoding universal stress protein, which yields MTILVAYVPRPEGRAALDKGIEIATRRNERLVVINAGPGGRQDDPSIVNGYEVERVEERLTALPITAEFRQFVRGKSAIDEIEELVSALQVSVLVIGLRKRSPVGKLLLGSMAQEILLNVECPVLAVKATA from the coding sequence ATGACCATTCTCGTCGCCTACGTTCCTCGCCCAGAAGGCCGGGCCGCGTTGGACAAGGGGATAGAAATCGCGACCCGCCGCAATGAGCGCCTGGTCGTCATCAACGCCGGACCTGGCGGGCGCCAGGACGATCCCAGCATCGTCAACGGCTATGAAGTCGAACGCGTCGAGGAACGCCTCACAGCGCTGCCCATCACCGCCGAGTTCCGCCAGTTCGTGCGCGGCAAGAGCGCCATTGATGAAATCGAGGAACTGGTCTCGGCGCTGCAGGTGTCGGTGCTCGTGATCGGCCTGCGCAAGCGCTCACCCGTGGGCAAGCTGCTGCTGGGCAGCATGGCGCAGGAAATCCTGCTCAACGTCGAATGCCCGGTGCTGGCCGTCAAGGCCACAGCCTGA